Below is a genomic region from Sorghum bicolor cultivar BTx623 chromosome 9, Sorghum_bicolor_NCBIv3, whole genome shotgun sequence.
GCACATATCCCCATCACTAGGTCACAGACACAAGCATAGGCTCACTCAGTCCCTTTTGTGTGTGTTTTGTGTGCCTGGCTTGTAGGCACAAGTTATCAAGTGGCCTGATGTGAGGCTGCGTTCAGCTCTTTTAACAAAATTGTAAACTTGctttttctcaaatgcaaatttAAAGATGCAATTCTTTGACATTTTTATAATAACTTGGAGTTCTATGTAGTTTAGTCCTCTTTTATGATTGTAATAATGAATCACTAGTGCATTTTCCATGCAAAAGTGGTGGTAGTTTTTATATCGCAATAGTTTGGGTATTACCGTAATCCATATAATTTACTTTTTACAAGTCCTTACACCAGCCTAAAAACTACGTATTTTTACATATTCTTTCATCATATATTACTAAAAAATGTTACTTTTGTTACACATTGAACAAATTCACTTGTATGTTCCATATGAAGGCGATCCTGAACAGGGAACTGAAAACGTGCCCTGTTTTTCGCAATCTGAAGACATTATTATCCCttggtgaatggtgtatggctgCTGACTTTGATTCATTAGTTTCATTCCTACGGCATTCCCCTAATCTGGAGAGACTTTTTCTTGAACTTAAACTGGTATGTGTACCAAGATAGCAGGTGTGTACTGTTCAAGGCAGTTTTGGTTTTTATGTTTTGAAATGCAAATTCGGGCACATGATCCATTAGCATGTTTGTTGTTCTGTAAAAGGATCGCAGCTGCAGAAAGGCAATGGAGGACAGTACCAGACCTGAGGGAAGATCATTTTCCTGTACACACCTTAAAATGGTGAAGATCAAATGTTTGAAGAATGATAGTAGAGTCCATTTGTTGGCACAACTGTTCCTGGAAAATGGTGTACCCAGTGAGAATATATATGTCCGTCGGCACAGCACTTGTGAGTCATACATTTGCTTCGTATTTTTGTTTAGTGTTTAACATTTGCTTTGTGGTTACTGTATTGGTTACATGGAAAAGGCTAGACTGTCTATATTTTCTTGATTCCTTTATGGTGCATGATCGACACCCATGGCATCATACgttttctaatatttttccaCCAGGTCATCGGACAAAACCTCGGTAGCATGAAGCTGGAGCGAGGCTGCCACGCTTAGGAAATGATGTTCTGCCAACGTAGCTTTAATTTTCATGTAAGGTATGATGTTCGAGTTTAGCACTTTGTAGCTAGTAGGGATCTCATGGGCAATGCAAGAAACGACTATGGTTTTTGTGGTACTGTTATTAATGTCGTGTCACCCAAATTGTTAGAGCATTCTCTATAtctattaatttctatagatactatatatagaaactatagtCACTATGgtccaatggatagtttctatataatattttttatctaattatattcattctctctccattctcaaccaatcatatcacttcatatCTTGGATTTCGTGTAGACatagtttctaacttagacccagtttctgtgatttttgctctctcttcaataactatcttgccacatcagcaaaatgcttaggtggcactATAATTAGTGTCTATAGAAACCATGATGCTTACTTTATTGTGCCTTGGAACTATGGATTATTGTGTGGTTATCCGgatattagggccttgtttatttaaaaaaattacaaaatgaacactgtagcactttcgtttgtatttgataaatattatccaatcatagattaactaggttcaaaagatttgtcttgtaaattacaagtaaattgtgcaagtatttattatttttatctatatttaatgctccatgcatgtgccgcaagattcgatatgatgaagaatctgaatttttttgcaaaatattttagaaacattgtttagttccgaaaaagtttttagattttgttactataccactttcgtttttatttgacaaacgttgtccaatcatggagtaactagggtcttgtttacttccacccaaaacctcaaaatttttcaagatttcccgtcacatcgaacctttagacgcatgcatggaatattaaatatagacgaaaataaaaactaattgcacagtttggtccgaATTGGCGAGacgatcttttgagcctagttagtccatgattagacaataattaccacaaacaaacaaaagtgctacggtgtcgcgaaatttttttcttttatgaactaaacaaggcctaggctcaaaagattcatctcatgatttacaggcaaactgtgcaattattttttatttttgtttatatttaatgctccatatatgtgctgcaagattcgatgtgataggaaatcttaaaaagtttttgatttttgggtgaTGTCGTGCCTTCATCTGAAGCAGCCGTTTCTCAGCCTAAGTGATCCTATAGAAGGATGCTCTAggccggccttgtttagttcatcttaaaaaccaaaaaaatttaaagattctccgttacatcgaatcttgtgccacatgtatggagcattaaatataggtgaaaacaaaaactaattgtgtaaatcataagatgaatcttttaagcctagttaatccataattaaacaataattgttaaataaaaacaaaaaaagactATAATactcaaaaccaaaaaaaaattcagaactaaacaagtcctaagccACTGAGATATGGGCATGTTGCCAACGTCACGACGTCAggtcgagtgtttttctttttttaatggCCATGTAGCTTGGTATCCTTCTGAACCCTGCACTGTTGGGCAAGGAAGATCTTGTCTCTCTTAAAATAAGGTTGCTCCTCAGCCGTCTACCTGCCATCAGTCAAGGAAGCTATCAGCATCTCTTGCATGTTTCCCCGGCAGGCATGgacattgatttttttttttcaaaagcttAACTTGTATGCAATGGCGCTACATGTCTCTACAGCCAGtgctctacgtatgtgtgttgTCTATTgtgctttatgtatgtgtgcACACATTAATCGACAGAACGGTTTCTCAACAGGGATGAAGTACCTAACATTTTACTGTTTATTTTCCATTTTGAAACATATATATTGAAAACTTTTCTCATTTGAAGTACAAATTTTTACTGTTTCCTACGTTTTTCTAGTGACAATGAACTGATTCTTGTAAAattctcatatatttttttataaaattcttGTATTCTAAAAAGGCGGTCTAAGTAGGAAGTTTACTTGAATTTTTTAATTGAAAACTAAACTTCTAAAAAATGATCTACAAAGAGGTTTTTTTTCGGAAGGAGAAAAGTAGGCTGGGACAAAGAACCGATTTCAGGAAAGGAATCCAATCTATCTAACCTGATCAACTTTGGCCAACAGACTTTGGTGGttgataagccatgacagaaaCTGTTGACtaatttattgtaagagaaaaacactgctgatggCTGACATATAATAACTTGCTGGCCTGCTGCCAAACTTTTCCCCAGTCACAAAAGAGAACTGTTCCGGATCTCGTGCAATCCACTTGTAAATCGATAAATTACTTTGCTAAAATGGTAATCTGGCTACTGAAATGATTAAACAAGGTGGTTCAACAAGCCCAGAAACAAACATTTGATCATGTGTGAAGTTTCTTTACCAAAATGTGCTAGATTGGGAGAAGAAAGATACAGAGGGCCTACCAAAAGGACAAAGAAAGGGGTGCAATGATCAGGCACGCTGTAACAGCAACAAACTTCCCGGCACGCGATAACGCAGCAGCTCTGCCCGGTGCTCTGTGACCAACTGACCACCATGTTTCGTTGTACAAACCAAATAACTGAATAAGCACCAATCAACCATCAAGCATTATTTCTGGAAGCCGAGCTTGACTTATGCATACCTTTTATCACAGTATAAGTAGTTGAAGAACTAAACAGGCTTGTCCCCGCATCTCGCTAATCACACTGAACGAGTTTACTAAGGTCAGGAGAATGCTGTTTTAATACAATCAAACATGGCGAATgatgaaaggaaagaaaaaaattgcTGCTACACAATGCTGAATAAACAAAGATATGGTGCAATTTGTCTAAATATGAGAATAAACAAACCATTTAAGACGAACTACCAATTTGATTTGGCGAGAGAAACGACAGGTCTGTACACAGAGTAACATACATTCTAAATTCCATCAAATCTAACCATATGTGACTACATCAAGGTTCTCTGTTTCAGTAGGGATGCAATGGAAGAGCCAGCACCACCTAACCTAAGATAATAATGTAGGGAGGTCTACCTTTTGAAGGATGGGAGTTCAGGAACTGTTATAATAAGGTGACTAAATAGAGGAATGAAAGAATGACAGCTCTTGCTTTTAGCATTCAGATAATCCTCATGCCTCTGGCCTGCGTTTCCTCCTATAAACCCGTTTAGGGGAACGAGGAGGTACAGCATCAGCACTGTTGATATTTTGAACACGATGATCACTCATGGGTTGCTCTTTCAGTGGTTGACTGTTAATTGGCGCTGCACCTGTTTCCGAAAGAATTTGGGTGTTCGGAGACCCACCTGTACTAATCTGCCTCCTCAAACGCAATATCTCACCTTTTGCTGTGGCCAATTCTTCTTCAAGTTTCTTCGACCTTACTTCAAAACTCTCCCTCTCAGTCCCAAGCCTTTTTATGGTATTCTGAGCATCTTCCATGTTTTCCTGAGCTTCAActgttcttttcttttgttcCTCAAGGGACTTTGATAGCATCTCTTTCTCCTCTTTAATAGCAGAAATCTTAGACTTAGTTGTTTCCAGCTGCTTAGACAGAGATAGTGTACTCTTAGTCACCTCACTTAGTGATCTAGTGGCTTCATCCAAGTCTACTTGAAGATCTTTTCTTGCTTCAGACACTGTCACTGATTGTTTCACCAAAGCGTCAAGCTCCATGTGTAGAGTAGCATTGATTTTACGCTCTTTAACTAGCTCATTTTGAGTGGACTCTAACTTCTTATATGCATCCAGCAATTCTTTATTAAGGCCACTATGTTCTTCTGAAACCAAAAGTAACTGCTTCGAGGTGACCTCGAGTTCTCCTTGTGACTTTTTAAGTACCTCCCTCACTGATGCCAGCTCATCTGAAAGACTTGCAGAAACTGACTCTGCCTGCTCTATTTTGTCAGCCAGAGTTTGCCTCACTTCACTGGCCTCATCTGTTAATTTTGAGATCTGAGTCGTCAAATCCTGATTTGATCTCTTTACTTCATCAAGCTCTTCAGAGAGTTTAAACGCCTCGTTTCTGGAATCTCTTAGTGCCTCTTCAGTGGATTGAACAAGGTCTGACAAACTTTTCCTGGCAACAACTTCATTATCTAGTATTGTTCTGGTGGTGCCCAATTCATTGTTCAACTCGGCTATTCGAGTTCTGTCTTGGCTAGAGTCACTCAATGCAGCAGAAAGTTTTTCTTCAAGCTCATTGAGCTTAtcatctttctgaaataatagTTCAGAATCGCGAGAAGCCCTCTCTTCAGAAGCAGTTTTCAGGTATGTATACTGGCTCACTAAAGCACTTACTTTTTCTTCCACTTCACCCTTTTCAGTGCATAATGTTTGAACTTTCTCATTCAGTGAGTTAATATGTGACGCCTTTGATTTAAGATCATCTTTAGCTGTATGAACATCTTTCTCCAATTGCTTTATTTGGGAATTTGCCTGCTCTAGGTTCTCTTTGGCTTGATTGTAGATCATATTCAGGTTCTCGTGGTCCTTTTCCTTGGCAGAAAGTGATGAGTTCAGCTCCCTGATGTGTTCCTCCTTGCCATTTACCTCTTGGTTAAGCAGATTTACCTTCCCATGCAAAATATCAAGCACTTCCATATTTTCCCGCAATTTGCCTTCAGACAAATGTTTGTCTTCCTCTGCTTCTGCAATACTGTACTTAAGTCGATCTATCTCAAGGTTAAGCTGCTCTACTAGCTCCTTCTCCCTTTGAACTTCCTCAGTTAAAGATGTTACGGTTCTTCTAGATGAAGCCAACTGATCTTGCAGCAAGGCTTCCTCCTCCTGAAACTTTCTAGCTTCTTTCTTCAGTTTTACTTGTTCATCCAATATTCTTTTCTCATAGTTTTCCCTAAGCATCGACATTGCTGCCTCGTTTTCAACCAATTTGGTCTCCATCTGGGTAATAGAAAATAAGATTAATCAAATGGGAATCCTGTCCatgaatttaatttatagaAATATAAAATTATAAGATAACTTTTGACAAATAATAATCTCAACACAGTGAAGACCCTTCTAGTATTCCACAACAGTGCACAATAACTATTCCAGTACTATATTGAACATTGAGACAACTGATGCTGCATCCTAAGGTTCATGATGACTTATATCCTATAAActtcttactcatattaccatgCTACATGAGTTGCTTGTTTCTTCATCTCAATCAACACAATGCTTGGAGCAAAACACTTCAGAAGAGTCTACACGACAAAGCCTATGAGTATCAGTATCACAGGTGCTAAGTAAAATCCGAAACTTATGACAAGATAAATTAGGTAATAGATACTTGTAGAAACAGTAAATGGCTCTCTGGCTCgagtaaaaaaaacaaaacagtaAATATGCAATAATATTCTCGTCGGTGTATAACTAGACCACCCAGGTTCAAGTCCTCAGTGCCTATTTTCTTAATCAAATTCCACCTAGCTCCTCCTAGGTTGGTCTAGTTTTTTTAAGACAAGATTCTGGGAAAGGAATTCAAGAAAGTTGGCCAACTACGAATCTGATGGCATGTCTGACAAATTAGCACCACAATTCTCATATGCCCTAGATATATGGCAAAGTGTAAATGAATGAACAGCCGTGCTTGTGATCAAAGAAGAATTACTAGCTTGTAGCCCATGACGTCATAAGGTAATCTGGTAGTGTACATTTTTTTACATGCATACAAGATTTAGCCATTTAGGTTGGAAGATCAGTACTAGATTGCAACACCTAGTTATTTCTTCAGTGCAACTTTTTATTTCTGTGCACATGAATTTAATGTGCAAATTCTGAAGCAGTGAATGATAAAAGTATAATAATTTCATAGAGTGATTATAGATGCATACAGATGAGATGGTCGACTGCAAGGCCTTCTTTTCCTGTTGAGAAGTACCAAGAAGTCCAGGGAAAACACCAGAAGCAATAACTGCAATTGCATTTAGGAGACCTGCAAGTGGATTTCTTGCTGGTTGTCCTTGCTCATCAGGCTGATGTAATTCTTCCCGAGGCTCCTCAGGCTGAGTTACGTCAGCCTTTTGAATATCTGTTCTATCTGAAAGAAGAACAATGACAACCATTAAAGTTTTTCAACTCATAATTAGGTACGCTcatggatgaaatattgcacacGCCCGCACAGCAACAGGGGGTGTTGGAACCATTAATTTATCAATTACTTTAACAATTGGATCATTTTGCCACCAAAACAGCTATGTTAACATTTATGATCAATCTGAACCAAAACCACACTAGGACATACCAGAGTTATGGAATCCAAATGCGGTTCACAGAAAGATAGGCTACCGACAAGCAATTAGTCTATCCGAACCAAAACCATACTAGGACATACACTAGTTTGATGCTAATATATGCACATATTTGATGATAATACTTATCTCAAAAAATATCTGAATACCTATTACAATGGAAATTAAATATATAGGTACAATATCAATTAGATAATTACTGCACTATTAATTTAGTGAACTAGAAATGAAGCAAGCTATAAATGGGCATAGTTCTCTATCAAATAGGGCACTAATGCCATCAGCAGCTGACCAAATTGTTTGACAACACTGCAACTCTGCAACTCTGTAAAAGactaagggtgtgtttggtttgaggaagGGGTGATCCATCATCTTCTCACTACTCTTTTGTTTGGTTTGTGGAATAGAATAGGTTGATCCAACACCACCTTATCTCTCACAAACTAGGAGTAATTAGTATAGGCATGCGGGGATTCATTCCAACAAAATCATGGGATGATCTCATGATGCACCACCCATCTAGGATGGGGTGGTTActcaaaccaaacacacggtaAATGTTGTCGTGGACTAGCTATGTATGTGGGCTAACATGGTGTCTTAGGCTGATTTACATTATTAAATGGGTTATATGGCTGATAACATGGAAATTGGAAACTAGAATATTCtcgcttttcatgtggttgaaTTGGTGGTCCAGAACAGTATAGCACTCCAGCTTGTATACGTGTGATGACAGTCTGGCTGCCTATTTCATCTAATCAAACAATTAAATGGTGCTACCTATTAATTTCAACAGACACATAGGGGTCAAAACAGGACAAAAATTCCAGTCCCCACTGACATTGTTACCATTTTTCCCCAGCCACTTCCTGTTACTTCATGAAAACCTGAAAATGGTTCTAAACCGGTAAGCAGCTGGCGAAAGCAGTACCAAAATAAGGAGGATCCTTTTCAGGACCATTCTTGGGTTCCCGTCTTGCACCATGAAGGTCCCACTGGTATTCCCATTTACCTATGCTTGAGGTGTGCATGCAATAGCACAGCCGTTTGTCTCTGCACACCATTGCTGGCTTATTTTATAACCACTCTCGCACATGACTTCAGCTAAAGTGGGCTAGGTAGGACTAACTGCAGGAGGAATAGAATTGGGTGGAACTGGATTATTTGCATTGGGCCTATTGGGCGATATATATAGAGACTGCATGACTTGGAGGTCAAGCCGGTACACAGGATTGTAATGTGTGGCAATCGCCAACACTCTCACGGTGTAACTGGTCAGCACAACACGCCAAAGAAGCGGTTGGCTGAGCCAGCCCGGGTTCGAGTCACGGCATCATCTTCTTAAGACGAAAATCAGGGGGACGTCTCTCCCCCTGGTCGAGTTTTTTTTAAATGTGTGGCAATCCCGAGCAGAGGAGTGGTGATGTTGTTGGAGCCCCGATAGGTGGTGGCCAAAGTCACCATAGGCTGTAGGGCGACGTATGGACAGAGAGGCGTGCAAGCGGCGCATGCGCATGCAGGAGTCCCCTGGAGCGCTACGTACTGCAGTCACAGCCAGAGATGGTGAAGATGACGGCGCCGAATAACACAAACTGATCTCAGATcagaaaaaacaaaagaaactcAATCAATGACTGGTGAGAGAAGACCCCAATCAACGGATAGGGAAAAGAGTCTCTAGGGCAGCCGATCAACATGATCGGCAACATGAGCCTTAGGTACAGGCAGGGGCAGCACTGCCCCCGACAAAGATCCTCATGGATACTCTTCCCAGGGGCACACGTAGAAGTGGAAGCTTTAGGGTTTGTGGCCTAGAATTTAAACTTAAACTCGTGATACATGTAATGGAGGAATAAAATTGGGTGGAATTTTATTATTTGCATTGAGCCTCTTGGGCGGTATATATAGAGATTACATGACTTGAAGGCAAGCCGGTATACAGGGTGGTAATCCTAACTAACTCTATCCTGGTCATGATATACTCTAACACTAACCATCCCCTAGCTTCCTTGTGGGAACATGAATGTACACTGGAGAACACAAGGGAGCAGGTTGGGCCTCTCTACAGCTGCTGTTGGCCCATTAACAAAATGGATAGGCGCACCCAAGAAATTAGCTTTCACCATTCATTGATTATACTTTATTTTTCAATTAAACCTCCTTTCCTTGTTTGTCCTGTTAAACTGGTACTTTCGATTTTTCTTACATACATGCCATTCATGGAAAGATGCAGTCTTTTTTTTCCAGCATCAGTGAGGATAACTAGACAAACATGCTGTGCCGATTTAAAATTATATTGTGTGAATACAAACTATTATTGTGTAGTCATGCTTAGTTTAACATTTGAGGAGATTGTATCATTATGTGTTTCCAATTTCAATTATCAGGTCCTGACCGTTATAGACATGTTTCTAAACGAATTGCTCTGTTTCCTATATCACAAAATACCGCTTATGCTTTCCCAGCTAGCCTTCCTGTTTTCAATTCTGTTTTCAGGTAAAAAATATGAAATTGGAAGCGGTTAAAGGCTTCTCCCAACTGTTTTCATCGCTACTAGCACATACAATAGTGCAACTATTGGTTCAATAGTGCAACTATTGGTTCAATAGTGCAACTATTGGTTCCAAGCAAATATTAATGAGGTTGTACTTCTCAATCTTTACCATGCACTAGCCGCATAAAAGCATCAGAGCACTGAGTGATCCATTTAAGCAAAATTCTATGCACCGTGATTCATGGCATCACAAAGTTATGGCTATGACATGTGCTCTGCTCTATCTAGTTCATACATGGTCCAGAAAACATACCAAGACTCAACTTCATTAAGTTACCTTTTCCTCAAGAAATTTAATGGAATACTTCTATGGCTGAACTAAATAGTTTGTCCTGGACAGAGCAATATATCAACAGaacatcatcatcactggaaTACCAAATCCTATGACACCAAATATGGAGATCATGTCCAGTTTCAGATATTATTCTTTTGCACAGATAGTATAGTTTGTTTTTCTGGAAAAGTTCATAGGCCCCCATGGACAAATGCACTGCTGACCTTGATCTACTATATAACAAAGAATCTATGACAAGTATTTTACAACTACTACAATAAAGAAAAATATGCTAGAAAATACAAATATGCATCATCGCCATATCAGGTGGAACCAGCTGGGGGCATGAGTTTCCAACACCAAATGCATAGCCATTAGCCAGTATCAATACATCAAGGTCCTAACTAGGATCACAGCCAGAATACAGTTAACACTAAAGAAGAGATCTACACACACCTGATTGTTCACTCCAAGATAAATTGGTAGCGTTAATGTATGACACTTTAATTAATACTACATAGTATTTGCCCTACATATGACTATACGGCCCCAGTAACATGAAACCACTTTATGTGTTTAAAAATACTTGTCGTTCAATGTTTTCCAATGCACATACTTTACGTTTTACCCTTATCAACTATATATCTCCATGCAAGCTTTTTGAAAAACTGAAAACACAACTTATTAATAATAACTATGCTGGTAAAGTGTGGGAATTAAAAGGGTTCCAAAGTTGCCAAACAATGGAGGTTCACAAAACAATAAAAAGGCGGTCCAGATCCACATAATAAAGACCTAAGGTATGGACACTTTTAGTAGTGTCCTGTGTTGCATGGATCTCAACAAACAATTAAGGAATAGTATGAGAAGGAAGAGGGCGGTTTACTAGGTGTAAATTCCAATAAGGTTGGCAACAGTGCCTACTTGATGAGCTACTGGGTGTTAGGAACTCATGGCAAAACTTGAGCTTAACAAAGGGTGGCTACTGGTGTCAAAACTTGTGTTAGGAACTCGTGGCAAAACTTGAGCTACTGGTGTCAAAAGGGTGGCTCAAGGCAGTTGAGCATAATGCCCACTCAGTCATCAAGCAAGCAGGGATGAAGGACCTCGTGGCAAAACTTGAGCTTAACAAAGTTGACAGGGATTTAAACCAGCAACCAAACAGCATGTAGGATTGTAGGTCCAAAGTGATTATGGAGACTGTGTTGGGTTTCTGGGCGGAGCTAGGATGTTACACCAGGGTATTCCATGTAAATAAAATTGTACAATGTAAATATACAATAATGCATAGGATGATAAGTGTTTAGCAAGGAGTGTTTGGTGTGGATGTGAAATCTATCTTCTTTGTATTTGTAACTTTATTTCACAATACAAGATAGATATGCTCACACTTAACATATATATTTGTTTGCTTTACCAAAATCTTGGGTATTCCAAGGAATACCCCTCCCGCCGCCCACGCGTCTATATTGATCCAGAAATCAGAATGTCATGTACAATTTACGCGGGAAAACTTAGCATTGCAATTGCACAGGCCATTTAAAGGGGGAAAGGTTTGGTATTAGTATCTAACGATCTCACAGATTTTATCAAATTTAATAAAACCAAAAAATTACACATATAATCCTAGCAACAAGGGGGTGTCAAATTGATTACTACTACTAAAGAGAGTCTAAGATTTACGCGGGAAACTTAGCATCACAATCGCACAGGCTATTCAGCAAGTTTATTTAGAGGGGGGAACAGGTATCTTATTATATCTACAAATTTCATAGATTTTTATCAGATTTAACATAATAAAAAAACTATACATATCATCCTAGCAACAAGGGGGTGTCGAAATGAGGTTTGCTACTACTAAGAGAGTGTACAATTTATGCAGGAAACTTAGCATTGCAATTCCACAGACCATTCAGCAAGTTTATTTGGAACGGGGGAGGTATCTTATTAGTATCTACTAATCTCACAATTTTACCAgggttttttttaataaaaccaATAAAAAACACACATACCAAGACCATCCTCGCAACAAGGCGTCAAGGCGAGTGTGGAAATGGAGGTTTACTACTACTGACCAGTGACGAGATCAACCGACGAGCGCTGCgccctggccgccgccgccgcggcgtcaCGGAGGCGGAGGAGCGGGAGCACCGAGACGCCGACGAGGAGCACGGCCCTCCTCCGCGTGGCGTCATCCGCAGCGGGGGAGCGAGCGGCGCTGGACGCCGAGGCAAAGACTGCGGTAGCCACCCGCCCGGCGCCGCTGCTGCCGCGGGGTGGAGGGAGAAGCGCGGGGCGGGGCGGCTGCGCCACCGGCGGCGAGAGTAGGAGCTGGTGGTAGCCCATGCCAGCGTCGCAGTCGCAgacacccaaaaaaaaaaaacctaccACCCAACTCCCCCCCGTCGCCGGCCGCTGCTTTGCTACCTGGAGCGGGGTGGTATTCACGTGAGCATTCGTGGCGATGGAAATGGCAACCCGCTCTGCCTCCTGAGCTGGGATTTGGGGCTTGCCGGCTTGGGAGCAGCGGGGAGGGGAGTGGCAACGCGCAAGCTGAAGCGGAAGCGGAAGCGGAGGCGGAGGAGAAGGTTTCGGAACTGTGTCAGACTGTCGGATTCTGATTACGTGGGCTC
It encodes:
- the LOC8080965 gene encoding MAR-binding filament-like protein 1 is translated as MGYHQLLLSPPVAQPPRPALLPPPRGSSGAGRVATAVFASASSAARSPAADDATRRRAVLLVGVSVLPLLRLRDAAAAAARAQRSSVDLVTDRTDIQKADVTQPEEPREELHQPDEQGQPARNPLAGLLNAIAVIASGVFPGLLGTSQQEKKALQSTISSMETKLVENEAAMSMLRENYEKRILDEQVKLKKEARKFQEEEALLQDQLASSRRTVTSLTEEVQREKELVEQLNLEIDRLKYSIAEAEEDKHLSEGKLRENMEVLDILHGKVNLLNQEVNGKEEHIRELNSSLSAKEKDHENLNMIYNQAKENLEQANSQIKQLEKDVHTAKDDLKSKASHINSLNEKVQTLCTEKGEVEEKVSALVSQYTYLKTASEERASRDSELLFQKDDKLNELEEKLSAALSDSSQDRTRIAELNNELGTTRTILDNEVVARKSLSDLVQSTEEALRDSRNEAFKLSEELDEVKRSNQDLTTQISKLTDEASEVRQTLADKIEQAESVSASLSDELASVREVLKKSQGELEVTSKQLLLVSEEHSGLNKELLDAYKKLESTQNELVKERKINATLHMELDALVKQSVTVSEARKDLQVDLDEATRSLSEVTKSTLSLSKQLETTKSKISAIKEEKEMLSKSLEEQKKRTVEAQENMEDAQNTIKRLGTERESFEVRSKKLEEELATAKGEILRLRRQISTGGSPNTQILSETGAAPINSQPLKEQPMSDHRVQNINSADAVPPRSPKRVYRRKRRPEA